DNA from Longimicrobiaceae bacterium:
CCGGGAGTGCTGCGCGTGGCGACCGACGGCGCCACCGGTGCGCCGCTGGTGGCGCCCTGCCCGGCGGGCCCGGTGCGGACGGAGTACTTCCTGCCGGGGACGGAGCCGCCCGGCGCCTGCGTCCTCCAGGACGGGCTCCTGGTCCCCTCCGGCGACACGCTCCCGGCCGACTCGGTGATCCTGGGCGAGATCCCTCTCGATGCTGCCGCCGACACCCTGGGCATCGACTCGCTGGGGATGGTGTACCGTCCCGGACGCCCGTAGCCGCCCGGCGGGGAGGAAGGACGAGGGGGCGCGCCGGACCGGCCGGCGCGCCCCCTCGCGCGTTCAGGGTGCAGGCTCCGCCGCGCCGTCCGGAGCGGTGGCGGAGGGTGGTGGTGGGACGGCGAGCGGCTCCCCCGCGTCCCGAGCGCTCCGCCGGGCGATCCAGCGATCGGAGACGGCGAGCCCCACCGCGATCCCGGCCGCGTCCCACACCAGGTCGCGCCGGGACAGCTTCTGCCGCGTGACCAGGTCGTCCGGGTCGGCGGTGCCCACCTCGCGCCACACCCCCGCCGCGCCCACCACCAGCACGGCCGCCACGGCCGACCGGCCGCGCGGGAGCCCCAGCTTCCGTCCGGCGGCGTGCAGCGCTCCCGTTCCGGCCGCCGAGATCGCGAAGTGGTACAGCTTGTCCCTCGAGAACCACGCTTGCTGGCGCTCGTACGACGACGCGGCTTCCTCCTGCCCGTGCAGCGGGGCGGCGGCAAGGAGAAGGAGCCAGAGCAGGGCCGGAATCCGTGCGCACATCGTCTCCCCCGGTGAAGTGCGGCGCTTCGGTCGTCGGTCGGTCACCGCCCAAGGTACGCACGCCGCCCCGCGGGGGAAAGCCGCCGCGCCCGGACAGGACGCCGGACGAGGGGTGAGAGGCTCCCTATGTAGCAGTACGGCCGGAGAGTTACGCTGAGTTAGGTGGAACGTTCGTTCCTCCCGGTGGTACAAAGCATGTGGTCGTCCCCGAGGTCCGAGAAAGCCGAGTTGACCCCATCCCCAGGCTCACCGAGTCCTCTCCAGGATGGCACGGATGAGGGCCCGGGGGCGACCACCTCTCCCGCTCTCCCCGGCGCCCGGCGCCACCCCGGACGCACCCGCTCTCCCGCACGTGGAACCAGGTTTGCACAACCCGCCGGGGCGACGGTATCCGGCGACGCTGCGAACGAGGGGGGACCATGGCATCCGAGGGCAGAGGCATCTTCCAGATCGTCAAGCAGGCCTTCAAGGACTTCTCGGACGACGAGTGCACCACCATGGCGGCGGCGCTGTCGTACTACACCGTCTTTTCGCTCCCGCCGCTGCTCCTGCTGATCGTGATGATCGCGGGGGCGGTGCTGGACCCCCAGCGGGTGCAGGAAGTGCTCCAGGGGCAGCTCGGCAGCGTCCTGGGCCAGTCCGGCGGCCAGGAGATCCGCACCATCCTGGAGCGGGCGCAGGAGACCAAGCGCCCAGACAGCGGGAGGCCGATCGCCGCGATCATCGGGACCGTCACCCTGGTCCTGGGCGCCACCGGCGTGTTCGCGCAGCTCCAGGCCGCGCTGAACAGGGCGTGGGAGGTGAAGCCCGACCCGGACGAGGGGGGGATCAAGACCTTCCTGGTGAAGCGCCTCTTCTCGTTCGGGATGGTGCTGGGGATCGCCTTCCTGCTGCTGGTGTCGCTCGCGCTGACCGCCGTCCTCTCCGCCATGGGCGGCGCGCTCGCGGGGATGGTGCCCGGCCTGGGGGAGCCGCTGCTGCACGCGCTGAACTTCGGCCTGTCGCTCGCGGTGATCATCCTGCTCTTCGCGGCCATGTTCAAGATCCTCCCGGACGCGGAGATCGCCTGGCGCGACGTGTGGGTGGGCGCCGCCGTGACCGCGCTCCTCTTCATGATCGGCAAGTTCGCCATCGGCTTCTACCTGGGGAGGAGCAACCCGGGCGAGGTGTACGGGGCCGCCGGCTCCATCGTGGTGATCCTGCTGTGGATCTACTACGCCTCGCTCATCCTGTTCTTCGGGGCGGAGTTCACGCAGGTCTGGGCGGAGCGCCGCGGCCGGGGCGTGGTGCCGGAGAAAGGGGCGGTCCGCGTGGTGACGGAGGAGAAGCACGTGCGCGGCGCCGAGGCGAAGCGGGGAGGCGGGCCGGAGCCGGCGACCTGAAGGAGTGCGACGTGCGAAGTGCGAGGTGCGGAGCGGCCTCTCACCCGGTTCGGGTGAGGGGCCGCTCTGCGTGGGGTGGCTTCGTGGGGCGGAGCGGTCGCACAGGGGGCGACGAAGCCCGGCCGTTTGCTCCCGGGTGGGTGCGCCTTACCTTGTGACCGGAGCGGCGGTGACGGCGGGAACGCGTTCCGGGGGTGGTTAGATGCGGGCGGATCGGATGGCCGGTGGCGCGGAGGGGGCCGCGTGATCGAGGTGCACGACCTGGAGTTCCGCTACCACGGCGCGCAGGCGTCAGCGGTCGCCGGGCTCGCCTTCACGGTGGAGCGCGGCGAGGTGTTCGGCTTCCTGGGGCCCAGCGGGGCCGGGAAGTCCACCACGCAGAAGATCCTGATCCGGCTGCTGTGGGGATACTCCGGGCACGTCACGGTGCTCGGGCGCGACCTGGCGGGGTGGAGCGAGGACTACTACGAGCGGGTGGGCGTCTCCTTCGAGCACCCCAACCACTTCCTCAAGCTCACCGCGCGCGAGAACCTGGCCTACTTCGGGGCGCTGTACGCCCGGCGGGGCCGGGACCCGCGGGAGCTGCTGGAGCGGGTGGGGCTGGCGGAGGACGCCGACACGCCCGTGGCGCAGTTCTCCAAGGGGATGAAGGGGCGGCTCAACGTGGCGCGGGCGCTGCTGCACGACCCGGAGCTCCTCTTCCTGGACGAGCCCACCTCGGGGCTGGACCCGGTGAACGCGCGCAGCATCCGGGAGCTGGTGCGCGAGCAGCAGGCCGCCGGGCGGACCGTGTTCCTCACCACGCACAACATGGCGGTGGCGGACGAGCTGTGCGACCGCGTGGCCTTCATCGTGGACGGCCGGATCGCGCTGGTGGGCTCGCCGCGCGAGCTGCGGCTGCGCCACGGCCGCCCCACCGTGCGGGTGGAGTACGGGGAGGGGGAGGGGACGCACCGGCGGGAGTTCCCGCTGGAGGGGATCGGCGAGGACGCGGAGTTCCTGGCGCTGCTCCGCGGCGGCCGGGTACAGACGATCCACACGCAGGAGGCCACGCTGGAGGACGTCTTCATCCGGGTGACCGGGAGGAGCCTGGGGTGAGCCGCCTCCTCACCGCCGTACGGTGCGACGCGCGGCTCCAGCTCCGCAACGGCTTCTACCACGCCGCGGGGTTCGTGGTGCTGGTGTGGGGCGTCCTCCTGTACCGTGCGCGCGGGCTCGACTGGGCGCCGCTCCTCCCCGCCGTGGTGGTGGGGAACCTCGTGCTGAGCACCTTCTACTTCGTCGGCGGGCTGGTCCTCCTGGAGAAGGGGGAGCGGACGCTGGAGGCGCTGGTGGTCTCCCCCCTCCGGCCGGGAGAGTACCTGGGCTCCAAGGTGCTCACCCTCACGGCGCTGGCGGTCCTGGAGAACCTCCTCATCGTCCTCCTCCTCCGCGGCTCCCGCTTCGCGCTCGTCCCCTTCGTGGCGGGGATGGCGCTCGCGGCGGTCCTCCTCGTCCTGGCGGGGTTCATCGCCGTGGCGCGCTACGACTCCATCAACGAGTACATCCTCCCCTCCGTCCCCTACGCCGCGGTGGCGATCCTCCCCCTCCTCCCCTACTTCGGGGTGGGGGCGGGCCCCTGGGTGTACGCGCACCCGGTGCACGCGGCGCTGGTGGTGATCGGGGCCGCCTTCCAGCCGGTGGGGGGATGGGAGCTGGCGTACGGGGTGGTGTACTCCGCGGCGTGGGCGGGGGTGCTCGGGGTGGCCGCCCGGAGGGCCTTCCGCCGCTTCGTCGTCGCGGACGCGGCCCGGAGGTAGGGCCGTGCTTACGCTGCGCGCCCTGGGGGCGCTGGGATCCATCGACCGGATCAGCGTGGGCCGGGACCCCCTCCTCCGCTGGATCCTGGTGCTGGCCCCCGCCTCGGCGCTGGTCGTCCGCTGGATCTTCCCTCCCCTCCTCGCCCGGGTGGAGGAGGCGACCGGGGTCGACCTGGCGCCCCACGTCCCGGCGCTGGTGGGGTACGTCCTCCTCCTCCTGGTCCCCAACCTGGTGGGGATGGTGGTGGGCTTCCTCCTCCTCGACCAGCGCGACGACGACACCCTCGCCGCGCTCCGGGTGACCCCTGTCCCCCTCGCCGGGTACCTGGCCTACCGGCTCGCGGGCCCGGTGCTCCTCACCATCGCGGTGACGCTGGCGCTCTTCCCCATCGCGGGGCTCATGGACGTGGGCCCCGCCGCGCTCCTGGCGTCGACGCTCGCGGCCGCCCCCCTGGCCCCCCTCTTCGCCCTCTTCCTGGCCGCCTTCGCCGCCAACAAGGTGCAGGGGTTTGCGCTCACCAAGGCCACCGGGGTGCTGCTGATCGCGCCGCTGGTGGCGTACTTCGTGGAGTCGGGGTGGAGGTGGGCGCTCGGGGTGGTCCCCACCTTCTGGCCCGCCGTGACCTACTGGGCCTTCCGCGAGGCGGAGGGGAGCGCCTGGGCGTACCTGGGGATCGGGATCGCTTACCAGCTCCTGCTGCTCCTCCTCCTCCTGCGGCGCTTCCGCCGCGTCACCAGCCGCTGACGCCGGCGGGACGCCTCGCGAGGCATGGACGGGATCCCGGCTCGGCACGGCGCCTCCGCGGGGGGGGGTCGCACCGGAGTTAATCCGGGCGGAACCTGGAGTTAACCCGCACCGTCCAGATTACTCCACGTCCGCGCTCACCGCTCACTTCGACGCTCCCGACCATGCTCCCGCCGATCGTCACCACCGCCTGCGCCGTCGTCGCGGCATACCTGCTGGGGTGCTTCAGCACCGGGTACTACCTGGTCTCGTGGAGGACGAGAGCGGACGTACGGGCCCAGGGGAGCGGGAGCACCGGCGCCCGGAACGCCGGCCGCGTGCTGGGGGGCGGCGGGTTCGCGCTGGTCCTCCTGGGAGACGCGGCCAAGGGAGCCGCGGCGGTGGGGCTCGCGGGGGCGCTCGGCGCCGGGCGGCCGGGGATGCTCGTCGCGGCGCTCGCCGTGGTGGCCGGGCACCTCTTCCCGGCGCAGCTCGGCTTTCGCGGGGGGAAGGGAGCGGCGATGCTCCTGGGTGCCCTCCTGGTCCTCGACCCGTGGACGGCCGCCGGAGGGCTCGGGATCGCGGCGCTCGCCGCCGCGGCGCTTCGCCGGACGGTGGCGGGCTCGCTGGTGGCGTACGTCCTCCTCCCGGCGGTCCCCCTGGTCCTCCACAGGCCCGCTCCGGAGGTCTTCGGGGTCGCCGGCCTCGCCGCGCTCGTCCTGGTGGGGCACCGCGAACACCTCGCGGCGGCAGTGCGCGGAGCGCGGGCGTGGTCCACCGCCGGGGGTGCGCGATGAGCACCGCCGCCGCTCCGCTCCGCTTCAGGATCGCCTCCCGGCCGGACGAGCTGGTGCAGGTACACCGGCTCAACTACCGCACCTTCGTGGAGGAGATCCCGCAGCACGCCCCCAACGCGGAGCGGGTCCTGGTGGACCGCTTCGACGCGGAGAACACCTACGTGGTCTGCCTGCGCGGCGAGGTGGTGGTGGGGATGATCTCCGTCCGGGGAAGCCGCCCGTTCTCGCTCGACCAGAAGCTCCCCGACCTGGACGCCCACCTCCCGCCCGGACGCTCGGCCTGCGAGATCCGGCTCCTCTCGGTCGACCGCGCGCACCGGAGCGGGGTGGTCTTCCGGGGGCTGGTGGAGCGGCTGGCGCGGCACTGCCTGCGGGCGGGGTACGACCTGGCGGTGATCTCGGGGACCGAGCGGCAGCTCCGCCTCTATGCCCACCTGGGCTTCGTCCCCTTCGGTCCACGGGTGGGCGAGGACGGGGCGCGCTTCCAGCCCATGTACCTGACGCTGGAGACCTTCCGGCGGCACGGGCGGGTCTTCACCCGGGGAGAGGCGAGGAGGCGGGCCGTGAGCTTCCTCCCGGGCCCGGTGGAGCTCGCCCCGGAGGTGCGGAAGGCGCTCCGGGCGTACCCCGTGTCCCACCGCGGAGCCGCCTTCGAGGCGGAGGTGGAGGAGGTGAAGGCGAGGCTCCGCGCCCTCACCGGGGCCCCGCGGGTCCAGCTCCTCCTGGGCTCCGGCACCCTGGCCAACGACGTCGTCGCCGCGCAGCTCTCGCTCCTGCGGGCGCCGGGGCTCGTCCTCAGCAACGGGGAATTCGGGGAGCGGCTCCTGGACCACGCCTCGCGCTGGAGGCTCCGCTTCGAGGCGCTGCGGGAGGAGTGGGGCGGGGTCTTCGCCCGGGAGAGGGTGGAGGCGGCGCTCGACGCCTCCCCGGGCGTCCGCTGGCTCTGGGCCGTGCACTGCGAGACCTCCACCGGCGTCCTGAACGACCTCTCCATCCTGCGCGAGGTGTGCGCCGCGCGGGGCGTCCTCCTCTCCCTGGACTGCATCAGCTCGCTCGGCACCCTCCCCGTCGACCTCGGGGGGATCCACCTGGCGACGGGGGTGAGCGGGAAGGGGCTCGGAGCGCCTCCAGGGGTGGCGATGGTCTTCCACGATCACGAGGTCGACCCCGCTCCCGCCCGCCTCCCCCGCTACCTGGACCTGGGGCTCTACGCCGCGCAGGGGGTGCCCTTCACCCACTCCTCGAACCTAGTGGGCGCGCTCGGCGCGGCGCTGGCGGCGCTCCCCCCGCCCGGGGAGCGGCTCCGGACCACCACCGCCGATTCGGCCTGGCTCCGCCGGGAGCTGCGCGCCCGGGGGTGGCGGGTGGTGGCGCCCGACGAGCACGCCTCGCCGGCCGTCATCACCCTGGCCCTCCCCTCCGGCCTCCGGGTCGAGAATGTGGAGGCCCGGCTGGAGGCGGCCGGGTACCTGCTGAGCTGCCGGAGCGGGTACCTGCGCGAGCGCAACTGGCTGCAGGTCTGCCTCATGGGTGCGTACCGTCGGCACCGGCTCGCGTCGCTCCTCGAGGTCCTCGACCGGCTAGGGAGGGCCGCCCGGTAAGCGCTCCGGCCGCGCTCAGTGCGCCCGGCCCCCCGCGCGGTGGTCAGAGCGCTGGAACGCCATGAAGTCGTGGATGGCGCGGACGGCCTCCGGATCGGTCGTGGTGATCCGCACCTCGCCTCCGCGCGGCAGCTCGCGGAAGGTGTAGGTGATCGCGTCCTTCATCGCCGCCATCACCGCCGTCCCCGGGACCTCGCGCATGTGCACGAAGGCCGGGGTGCCGAAGTCGCCCCGGGAAAACGCGCCGACGATCTCCTTCCGGTGGCCGCGGATCCGCGCCACCCCCGCGGGGTCGTCGGCGTCGCGCTGCAGCTCGATCCGGCCGCCGTCCGGGAGGGCGTCGAAGCGGTGGGTGGAGGTGTACTGGTCCACCCCCATCGCGTGCTCGCCGCGCTCCTGGAGCGCGTGGAAGGCGTGGTCGTCCGCGGGGCTCGCCGCGGCGGTGCGGGCGCCGCTCGCGCAGCCGGCGAGGACACCGGGGAGGAGGGCAACGATCAGGGTGAGGATACGGGTGCGCATGGCTCGGTCTCGGTTCTCGGTTCGGGCGCGGCGCGCGGGGCGCCGGCTTCCGCGACGTGCGGAGGCGCCCTTATGATGGAGCACGTCCGCGCCCCGCGAAGGAACCAGAGTCACATCCGATGATCGATCCGTCCACGCTGGACCGCGTCCCCTTCCTGCGGGGGGTGAGCCCCGAGGCCCGCCGCGAGCTGGCGGCACGATCCGCGCTGCGGAGCTTCGCCCCCGGCGAGGTGCTCTGGACGGCGGGCGGGGAGCCGCGCGGGCTCCTGGTGATCCTGGAGGGGCGGGTGCGGGTGGTCCGCACCTCCGACGGGCGCCAGACGCTGGTGCACGTGGAGGAGGCGGGGGGGACGCTGGGCGACGTCCCCCTCTTCGCGGGGGGCGCTACCCGGCCACCGCCATCGCCGCGGCGGAGACCCTCTGCCTGGCCATCGGGAGGGACGCGCTCTGGGCGGCGATCCGCGCCGACCCGGAGGTGGCCTTCGCCCTCCTGGCCCGGCTGGCGGGGCGGGTGCGGGGGCTGGTGGAGCGGCTGGACGGGGTGGCGGCGCGGAGCGTGGAGTCCCGGCTGGCGGCGTACCTCCTGGTGCGGCACAGGGAGGCGGAGGGCGGCCCCTTCACCCTGGGCGCCACCCAGGCCGAGGTGGCGGAGGAGCTGGGGACGGTGCGGGAGGTGGTGGTGCGGGGGCTCGGCGCCCTCGGGCGGCGGGGGGTGCTCCGCTCCGCGGGGCGGGGGCGGTGGGAGGTGGCGGACGAGGGGGCGCTGCGGGCGGGCGGCGGGGGAGGGACGGAGAGGCGGTTGACACCCGGCCGGGGATCTTGTAGCATTCCATCCGGATCAACGGATTGATAATGGCGACCAGCATACCCACCATCTTCGACCGCATGTCGGCGCTGTCCGACACCACGCGGAGCCGCCTCCTCCTGGTCCTGGAGGAGCACGAGCTCACGGTGTCGGAGCTGTGCGCCGTGCTGCAGCTTCCGCAGTCCACCGTCTCCCGGCACCTGAAGGTGCTGGCGGATGAGGGGTGGGTGGTCTCGCACGCGGAGGGGACGAGCCGGCGCTACCGGATGCTCCCGGACCGCCTGGACCCGGCGGCGCGCCGCCTCTGGAACCTGGTGCGCGAGCAGGTGTCCTCCTCCGCCTTCGCGGAGCAGGACGCGCAGCGCGTGCAGGGGGTGCTGGCACGGCGCCGCACCCGCTCCCAGGAGTTCTTTTCCAGCGCCGCCGGCGAGTGGGACCGCCTGCGCGCCGAGCTGTTCGGGCAGCGGATGGACCTACTGGCCCTCCTCGCGCTGGTGGACCCGGACTGGACGGTGGGCGACCTGGGGTGCGGCACGGGGCGGATGTCCGAGTCGCTGGCCCCCTTCGTCCGCCGGGTGGTGGCCGTGGACGAGTCGGTGGCGATGCTCGCGGCCGCGCGCAAGCGGCTGGAGGGCGCCGACAACGTGGAGGTGCGCCGCGGCACCGTGGAGAGCCTCCCCATCGACGACGCCGAGCTGGACGCGGCCATCCTCTTCCTGGTCTTCTCCTACCTGGCCGAGCCGGCGCAGGCGGTGCGCGAGGCCGCGCGCGTCCTCCGCCCGGGCGGGCGGCTCCTGGTGGTGGACATGATGCCCCACGACCGCGAGGAGTACCGGCACCAGATGGGGCACCTCCGGCAGGGGTTCGGGCGCGACGAGCTGGCGGGGTGGTTCGAGGAGGCGGGGTTCTGGGGCTTCCGCTACCACCCCCTCCCGGCCGACCCCGACGCCACCGGGCCCGTCCTGTTCGCCGCTTCCGGCCGGCGCTCCGGCACCGTCCGGCAGACGTTCTGAAGCACGTACACCGCATCATCCAAGGAGCAAACTGTGAGCGCAGTCGCAGAGCTGACCAGCCCCTTCGCCGCCGCCGCCGAGGCGGGGCGCCCTCCCTTCAAGGTCCGTGACCTGTCCGAGGCCGATTTCGGCCGCAAGGAGATCCGCCTCGCTGAGCACGAGATGCCCGGCCTGATGGCGCTCCGCGCCGAGTACGCCGGGCGCAGGCCGCTGGCCGGCGCGAAGATCATGGGCTCGCTGCACATGACCGTGCAGACCGCCGTGCTGATCGAGACGCTGGTCGAGCTGGGCGCCGACGTCCGCTGGGTGTCCTGCAACATCTTCTCGACGCAGGACCACGCCGCGGCCGCGGTGGTGGTCGGCAAGGACGGCACCGTGGAGGACCCGCAGGGCGTCCCCGTCTTCGCCTGGAAGGGCGAGACGCTGGAAGAGTACTGGTGGTGCACCGAGCAGGCGCTGATCTGGCCGGACGGCTCGGGCCCCAACATGCTCCTGGACGACGGCGGCGACGCCACGCTGCTGGTGCACAAGGGCGTGGAGTTCGAGAAGAGCGGCGTGGTGCCGGAGTTCGACGAGGCCAGCGAGCCCGAGGAGTGGGGCGTGATCCTGGACACGCTGCGCCGCACCATCGCGGAGGCGCCGGGCCGCTGGACGCGGATTGCGGCCGCGATCAAGGGCGTCTCCGAGGAGACGACCACCGGGGTGCACCGCCTGTACGAGATGATGAACGCGGGGACCCTGCTCTTCCCGGCGATCAACGTCAACGACTCGGTCACCAAGAGCAAGTTCGACAACCTGTACGGCTGCCGCCACTCGCTCACTGACGGCATCCTGCGGGCCTCGGACGTGATGCTCGCCGGGAAGGTGGCGGTGGTCTTCGGCTACGGCGACGTGGGCAAGGGGTGCGCGCAGGCGCTCAAGGGCCAGGGCGCGCGCGTGGTGATCACCGAGATCGACCCGATCTGCGCCCTGCAGGCGGCCATGGAGGGGTACCAGGTCACCGTCCTGGAGGACGTGCTGGAGACCGCGGACATCTTCATCACCGCGACGGGGAACAAGGACATCATCACCGTCGACCACATGGCTCGCATGAAGGACAAGGCCATCGTGGGAAACATCGGCCACTTCGACAACGAGATCGACATGGCCGGGCTGAAGAAGCGGGGGATCGAGCGGATCAACATCAAGCCGCAGTACGACGAGTTCGTCTTCCCCGACGGGCACAGCGTGATGATCCTGGCCGAGGGGCGGCTCCTGAACCT
Protein-coding regions in this window:
- a CDS encoding glycerol-3-phosphate acyltransferase, with translation MLPPIVTTACAVVAAYLLGCFSTGYYLVSWRTRADVRAQGSGSTGARNAGRVLGGGGFALVLLGDAAKGAAAVGLAGALGAGRPGMLVAALAVVAGHLFPAQLGFRGGKGAAMLLGALLVLDPWTAAGGLGIAALAAAALRRTVAGSLVAYVLLPAVPLVLHRPAPEVFGVAGLAALVLVGHREHLAAAVRGARAWSTAGGAR
- a CDS encoding metalloregulator ArsR/SmtB family transcription factor, with the protein product MATSIPTIFDRMSALSDTTRSRLLLVLEEHELTVSELCAVLQLPQSTVSRHLKVLADEGWVVSHAEGTSRRYRMLPDRLDPAARRLWNLVREQVSSSAFAEQDAQRVQGVLARRRTRSQEFFSSAAGEWDRLRAELFGQRMDLLALLALVDPDWTVGDLGCGTGRMSESLAPFVRRVVAVDESVAMLAAARKRLEGADNVEVRRGTVESLPIDDAELDAAILFLVFSYLAEPAQAVREAARVLRPGGRLLVVDMMPHDREEYRHQMGHLRQGFGRDELAGWFEEAGFWGFRYHPLPADPDATGPVLFAASGRRSGTVRQTF
- a CDS encoding ABC transporter ATP-binding protein; this translates as MIEVHDLEFRYHGAQASAVAGLAFTVERGEVFGFLGPSGAGKSTTQKILIRLLWGYSGHVTVLGRDLAGWSEDYYERVGVSFEHPNHFLKLTARENLAYFGALYARRGRDPRELLERVGLAEDADTPVAQFSKGMKGRLNVARALLHDPELLFLDEPTSGLDPVNARSIRELVREQQAAGRTVFLTTHNMAVADELCDRVAFIVDGRIALVGSPRELRLRHGRPTVRVEYGEGEGTHRREFPLEGIGEDAEFLALLRGGRVQTIHTQEATLEDVFIRVTGRSLG
- a CDS encoding helix-turn-helix domain-containing protein, coding for MAFALLARLAGRVRGLVERLDGVAARSVESRLAAYLLVRHREAEGGPFTLGATQAEVAEELGTVREVVVRGLGALGRRGVLRSAGRGRWEVADEGALRAGGGGGTERRLTPGRGSCSIPSGSTD
- the ahcY gene encoding adenosylhomocysteinase; this encodes MSAVAELTSPFAAAAEAGRPPFKVRDLSEADFGRKEIRLAEHEMPGLMALRAEYAGRRPLAGAKIMGSLHMTVQTAVLIETLVELGADVRWVSCNIFSTQDHAAAAVVVGKDGTVEDPQGVPVFAWKGETLEEYWWCTEQALIWPDGSGPNMLLDDGGDATLLVHKGVEFEKSGVVPEFDEASEPEEWGVILDTLRRTIAEAPGRWTRIAAAIKGVSEETTTGVHRLYEMMNAGTLLFPAINVNDSVTKSKFDNLYGCRHSLTDGILRASDVMLAGKVAVVFGYGDVGKGCAQALKGQGARVVITEIDPICALQAAMEGYQVTVLEDVLETADIFITATGNKDIITVDHMARMKDKAIVGNIGHFDNEIDMAGLKKRGIERINIKPQYDEFVFPDGHSVMILAEGRLLNLGCATGHPSFVMSASFTNQVMAQIELFGNTGAYEKKVYVLPKHLDEKVARLHLDKLGVKLTKLSPEQAAYIGVPVEGPYKPEHYRY
- a CDS encoding YihY/virulence factor BrkB family protein codes for the protein MASEGRGIFQIVKQAFKDFSDDECTTMAAALSYYTVFSLPPLLLLIVMIAGAVLDPQRVQEVLQGQLGSVLGQSGGQEIRTILERAQETKRPDSGRPIAAIIGTVTLVLGATGVFAQLQAALNRAWEVKPDPDEGGIKTFLVKRLFSFGMVLGIAFLLLVSLALTAVLSAMGGALAGMVPGLGEPLLHALNFGLSLAVIILLFAAMFKILPDAEIAWRDVWVGAAVTALLFMIGKFAIGFYLGRSNPGEVYGAAGSIVVILLWIYYASLILFFGAEFTQVWAERRGRGVVPEKGAVRVVTEEKHVRGAEAKRGGGPEPAT
- a CDS encoding GNAT family N-acetyltransferase; this translates as MVHRRGCAMSTAAAPLRFRIASRPDELVQVHRLNYRTFVEEIPQHAPNAERVLVDRFDAENTYVVCLRGEVVVGMISVRGSRPFSLDQKLPDLDAHLPPGRSACEIRLLSVDRAHRSGVVFRGLVERLARHCLRAGYDLAVISGTERQLRLYAHLGFVPFGPRVGEDGARFQPMYLTLETFRRHGRVFTRGEARRRAVSFLPGPVELAPEVRKALRAYPVSHRGAAFEAEVEEVKARLRALTGAPRVQLLLGSGTLANDVVAAQLSLLRAPGLVLSNGEFGERLLDHASRWRLRFEALREEWGGVFARERVEAALDASPGVRWLWAVHCETSTGVLNDLSILREVCAARGVLLSLDCISSLGTLPVDLGGIHLATGVSGKGLGAPPGVAMVFHDHEVDPAPARLPRYLDLGLYAAQGVPFTHSSNLVGALGAALAALPPPGERLRTTTADSAWLRRELRARGWRVVAPDEHASPAVITLALPSGLRVENVEARLEAAGYLLSCRSGYLRERNWLQVCLMGAYRRHRLASLLEVLDRLGRAAR